One region of Anaerolineae bacterium genomic DNA includes:
- a CDS encoding PspC domain-containing protein produces MGGGRPLRRSRDRMVAGVCGGLAEYLGIDPTLVRVLWVFGTLLSLGVIGLLAYLALMLVMPEPDGSLTHL; encoded by the coding sequence CTGGGAGGCGGGAGGCCATTGCGGCGCTCGCGTGATCGAATGGTGGCCGGCGTCTGCGGCGGGTTGGCCGAGTATCTGGGCATCGATCCGACGTTGGTGCGAGTGCTCTGGGTCTTCGGCACGTTGCTTAGCCTAGGGGTAATCGGCCTCCTGGCGTATTTGGCCCTCATGCTGGTCATGCCGGAACCCGACGGTTCCCTCACCCATTTATAG
- a CDS encoding YtxH domain-containing protein: MAKLIHFLIGLAVGVVTGAAAGSLLAPVSGAEAQERIRKRLREAIEAGKQAAAQREAELEAEFERARKGLSTSA; the protein is encoded by the coding sequence ATGGCGAAGCTAATCCATTTTCTCATCGGGTTGGCTGTGGGTGTGGTGACAGGAGCGGCAGCGGGCTCGCTGCTGGCTCCCGTTTCTGGCGCCGAGGCACAAGAGCGCATTCGGAAGCGGCTCCGTGAAGCCATCGAGGCTGGCAAGCAAGCAGCAGCCCAGCGTGAGGCGGAGCTGGAGGCGGAATTCGAACGGGCGCGCAAAGGCCTCTCGACCTCAGCGTGA
- a CDS encoding GAF domain-containing protein codes for METYPYLLDALTAFNEIGASINALGIDGNLDAALRLIATRAIRVVGIGASAVIYAYDAATGRFDPASRVAAGEGAPDGTLDYPRPDGLGARALRERRRILSYELPEVGIHPAQRAAGAQVVACYPLIVADEPVGVLYVCLRHEHRFTPEQLLLLDNFVNLAATAIYHARQLRDTRRNLARKIEELEELRRAERLISSRLRLDDTLHEILRIGLQMTGAEYGSFRLLDKDRGLLVLSAIAGAVDEDMPHDPLPLDTTSIVGWVAIHRTPLCIPDLTAEPWSKIYRPLLANQTMRSELAVPLLGAGGGLEGVLNLESPVVNAFSSEDERLLQTLGTQAVIAIQEAKLLDALQEIVEQLLVRSREELFDLVIRRACDLINAPIGAIWTLAEDDPNTLILRKATGGHRRGDVLPVHGSLTGRAVSERQPITCPDVRYDPSFRYVELAREQGWVSALIVPLLGRDRQRPAMGAFSIYTTEPREFSNWDQRLVSCLASHAAIAIQDAEQLEQLKKIQERQAVAETFAAIGDIAANLLHRLNNKIGTIPVRIQGIEAKCPGALKDPYLAASLQEIKESARAAMEVVRESMAHLRPIHLQPVAVNRCIHQALQEVDLPATVQVSQSGLDELPPVMAGEEQLKLAFVNLIENAMDAMKGRGRLQFIGRRRGLWIEIAVTDSGPGIPVELQERIFELNFSTKRTTKRLGFGLWWTRTYIQRFGGTLQVESAPGQGATFIIRLPIATGS; via the coding sequence ATGGAGACCTACCCTTATCTGCTCGATGCGTTGACGGCGTTCAACGAGATCGGAGCCAGCATCAATGCGCTCGGCATCGATGGCAATCTTGACGCTGCGCTCCGTTTGATCGCCACGCGCGCCATTCGCGTGGTGGGCATCGGCGCCTCGGCTGTGATCTATGCCTACGATGCGGCCACTGGCCGCTTTGACCCGGCCTCGCGCGTGGCGGCCGGCGAGGGCGCGCCTGACGGGACGTTGGACTACCCGCGGCCCGATGGGCTAGGCGCGCGTGCGCTGCGTGAGCGCCGTCGCATCCTCTCTTATGAGCTGCCTGAGGTGGGCATTCACCCGGCCCAGCGCGCCGCAGGCGCTCAGGTCGTCGCTTGCTATCCCCTTATCGTCGCCGATGAGCCTGTAGGCGTCCTGTACGTCTGCCTGCGCCATGAGCACCGCTTCACTCCAGAGCAGCTTCTGCTCCTGGACAATTTCGTTAACCTGGCAGCGACCGCCATTTATCACGCCCGCCAACTGCGCGATACCCGCCGCAATTTGGCGCGCAAGATCGAGGAGCTGGAAGAGCTGCGCCGTGCTGAACGGTTGATCAGCTCGCGTTTGCGGCTGGACGACACATTGCACGAGATCCTGCGCATCGGCCTTCAGATGACGGGAGCCGAATACGGCAGCTTCCGCCTATTGGACAAGGATCGCGGCTTGCTCGTCCTCTCGGCCATTGCGGGCGCAGTGGACGAGGACATGCCCCATGATCCCCTTCCCCTGGACACCACTAGCATCGTAGGATGGGTGGCCATTCATCGCACGCCACTATGTATCCCTGATCTCACAGCGGAGCCGTGGTCAAAGATCTACCGGCCCCTTTTGGCCAATCAGACGATGCGCTCCGAACTGGCTGTGCCGCTTCTGGGCGCTGGCGGGGGCTTAGAGGGGGTTCTCAACCTGGAAAGCCCGGTGGTCAACGCCTTCAGCAGTGAGGACGAGCGTCTGTTGCAGACTTTGGGGACTCAGGCTGTTATCGCCATTCAGGAGGCCAAGCTGCTGGACGCCTTGCAGGAAATCGTTGAGCAATTGCTGGTTCGCAGCCGCGAGGAGCTGTTTGATCTGGTCATCCGCCGCGCCTGTGATCTCATCAACGCCCCCATCGGCGCCATCTGGACGCTGGCCGAGGACGATCCCAATACCCTGATCCTGCGCAAGGCGACGGGAGGCCATCGTCGCGGCGATGTATTGCCCGTTCACGGCAGCCTCACCGGCCGCGCGGTGAGCGAGCGACAGCCGATCACCTGTCCGGATGTCCGCTACGACCCCTCATTTCGCTATGTGGAGCTAGCACGAGAACAGGGTTGGGTCTCGGCGCTGATCGTTCCTCTCTTGGGCCGTGATCGCCAGCGGCCAGCGATGGGCGCTTTCAGCATCTACACCACTGAGCCGCGCGAGTTCTCCAATTGGGACCAGCGGCTGGTGTCCTGCCTGGCCAGCCACGCCGCCATCGCCATCCAAGATGCGGAACAACTGGAACAGCTAAAAAAGATCCAAGAGCGACAAGCGGTGGCGGAAACCTTTGCCGCTATTGGCGACATCGCGGCCAACCTGCTCCATCGGCTCAACAACAAGATCGGCACCATCCCCGTCCGCATCCAAGGGATCGAGGCGAAATGCCCGGGCGCTTTGAAAGATCCCTACTTGGCAGCCAGCCTGCAGGAGATCAAGGAGAGCGCGCGGGCGGCCATGGAGGTCGTACGGGAGTCCATGGCTCACCTGCGGCCAATTCATTTGCAGCCGGTGGCGGTCAACCGATGCATTCACCAGGCTTTGCAGGAGGTGGATCTCCCTGCTACAGTTCAGGTATCCCAAAGCGGGCTAGATGAGCTGCCGCCAGTGATGGCTGGCGAGGAGCAACTTAAGCTCGCCTTTGTCAACCTGATCGAGAACGCGATGGATGCGATGAAGGGGCGAGGGAGGTTGCAGTTCATCGGCCGCCGACGTGGCCTGTGGATCGAGATCGCCGTAACCGACAGCGGCCCTGGCATTCCCGTCGAGTTACAGGAGCGGATCTTCGAGTTGAACTTTTCGACCAAGCGCACGACGAAGAGGCTGGGGTTTGGCCTTTGGTGGACGCGAACGTATATCCAGCGGTTCGGCGGCACCCTTCAAGTCGAAAGCGCCCCCGGCCAGGGCGCTACCTTTATCATACGCCTGCCCATAGCCACGGGCTCCTAG
- a CDS encoding response regulator — MLRRALVVEDEPTWRHILGEILSDLGFEVDHAASFEESTQALNNRIYDLAVIDVSLAEDDHENRDGIRLLSSLRQRNVSIPALMISAHTSSEISLSTESMSAFSFISKSDFDRDAFAALVMHAIAARQPMSQPSSSAREPRGSTPLSTAETAARKAEPASRIRVLVVEDDRSWVSIYRELLAEEGYEVQVAVSYGEALGWLRREPFALAVVDLKLISSTSPRDNRDGFRLLRYTHQIGIPTLVVSALGAPEEIEQAYDEYEIFAFFDKEGFDRDEFLRTARAALSGAKARVLPRARASLPVPDPLTILTNREREVLALLAQGLTNRQIAERLVTSPNTVKKQVVSILSKLGVHTRAAAARLAVEHGLVK, encoded by the coding sequence ATGTTGAGACGAGCTCTGGTGGTCGAAGACGAGCCAACCTGGCGCCATATCCTGGGCGAGATCCTGTCCGATCTCGGCTTCGAGGTGGATCACGCCGCTTCCTTTGAGGAAAGCACACAGGCGCTCAATAACCGCATCTACGACCTAGCTGTGATTGATGTCTCGCTGGCGGAGGATGACCACGAAAACCGGGATGGGATCCGGCTGTTAAGCTCCCTTCGCCAGCGGAATGTATCTATACCCGCCCTGATGATCAGCGCCCATACCAGCTCTGAAATCTCTCTTAGCACCGAATCCATGTCGGCTTTCTCTTTCATCTCGAAAAGCGATTTCGATCGCGACGCGTTTGCAGCCCTGGTCATGCACGCGATAGCGGCTCGCCAGCCGATGAGCCAGCCATCGTCGTCAGCGCGCGAGCCTCGTGGGAGCACACCTCTTTCTACAGCGGAGACCGCGGCTCGAAAAGCCGAGCCCGCGTCACGGATTCGCGTCCTGGTAGTCGAAGACGATCGCAGTTGGGTGAGCATTTACCGAGAGCTGTTGGCCGAGGAAGGATACGAGGTGCAGGTCGCGGTTAGCTATGGCGAGGCGCTGGGGTGGCTGCGCCGGGAGCCGTTCGCGCTGGCCGTGGTGGACCTGAAACTGATCAGCTCGACCTCTCCGCGAGACAACCGCGATGGGTTCCGCCTCCTGCGCTACACCCATCAGATTGGCATCCCCACCTTAGTGGTGAGCGCTTTGGGCGCGCCTGAGGAGATTGAACAGGCCTATGATGAGTACGAGATCTTTGCTTTCTTCGACAAAGAAGGTTTCGACCGTGATGAGTTCCTGCGCACCGCCCGGGCCGCCCTGTCCGGAGCCAAGGCTCGTGTGCTGCCCCGCGCGCGCGCTTCACTCCCTGTCCCAGATCCTCTGACCATCCTCACTAACCGAGAGCGCGAGGTGCTGGCCCTCCTGGCCCAAGGCCTCACGAATCGCCAGATCGCCGAGCGCCTCGTGACCTCGCCTAACACTGTCAAAAAGCAAGTGGTGAGCATCCTCTCCAAACTCGGCGTTCATACCCGAGCCGCCGCAGCCCGTCTAGCTGTCGAGCACGGGCTGGTCAAATAG
- a CDS encoding cob(I)yrinic acid a,c-diamide adenosyltransferase, translated as MSRSRLYSGAGDDGYTSVLGRERVPKYDLRPAAYGTVDEVTSWLGLAKMQTQSPRASEIIQQVQHDLYALMADLATLPEAATRPPWLKEERIGWLEQQTDTLAAEVEIPPAFVIPGDSQGGAMLDVARAITRRAERLVARLYHQGELRNNDPLRYLNRLSSLLFVLARLEDRAAGVEQFTLARLG; from the coding sequence ATGAGCAGATCCAGGTTATACTCGGGCGCGGGCGATGACGGCTACACCAGTGTACTGGGACGGGAGCGGGTTCCCAAGTACGATTTGAGGCCAGCCGCCTATGGCACGGTGGACGAAGTGACCTCATGGCTGGGTTTGGCCAAGATGCAGACGCAATCGCCGCGCGCCTCAGAGATCATTCAGCAAGTGCAACATGACCTATATGCCCTCATGGCCGACCTGGCGACGTTGCCGGAGGCTGCCACCCGGCCCCCCTGGCTGAAAGAGGAGCGGATCGGATGGTTAGAGCAGCAGACCGATACCCTTGCCGCTGAGGTGGAGATCCCCCCTGCCTTTGTCATCCCTGGCGATAGCCAGGGGGGAGCTATGTTGGATGTGGCGCGCGCGATCACTCGCCGGGCCGAGCGATTAGTGGCCCGCCTGTACCATCAGGGCGAGTTGCGAAACAACGACCCACTGCGTTACTTGAACCGGCTATCCTCCCTGCTGTTTGTATTGGCTCGGCTTGAGGATCGCGCGGCTGGCGTCGAGCAGTTCACCCTGGCGCGGTTGGGATGA
- a CDS encoding L-fucose/L-arabinose isomerase family protein, whose amino-acid sequence MKQPTLGVIVGNRGFFPSHLCKTGRETILKVLEQEGIRAVLLSPEDTEYGSVESLQDAEKCAALFKRHADEIDGVLVTLPNFGDERAVANTLRWSGLNVPVLIHAFPDEAGRMTVQYRRDSFCGKMSVCNNLKQYGIPFSLTTLHTVDPESESFRQDLRRFVSVCRVVKGLRGARMGMLGARPAAFNTVRYSEKLFERAGISVETLDLSEVFGRINRLSDSDPVVKAKREEIQAYVPTNNVPEESLVKMAKLGVVVQRWMEDQRLQATAVQCWTSMEEFFGVVPCTIMSMMSNSLLPSACETDIAGVVGMYAMQLASGKPSALVDWNNNYGDDPNKGVIFHCSNLPKQVFTDIPVMDYQEIIAGTVGKEKTYGTVVGRIKAEPFTYCRVSTDDARGVITAYTGEGVLTDDPLTTFGGYGVVEIPNFQGLLRYICENGFEHHVAINQSRVADAIAEAFGKYLGWEVYYHRG is encoded by the coding sequence ATGAAACAACCAACTCTTGGCGTGATCGTTGGCAATCGAGGTTTCTTCCCCAGTCATTTGTGCAAGACAGGGCGTGAGACGATCCTTAAGGTCCTAGAACAGGAAGGGATCCGGGCGGTTCTCCTCTCCCCCGAGGATACTGAATACGGCAGCGTGGAGAGCCTCCAAGATGCTGAGAAGTGCGCTGCGCTGTTCAAACGACATGCCGATGAGATTGACGGCGTGCTAGTGACCCTGCCCAACTTCGGCGATGAGCGCGCTGTGGCAAATACGTTGCGTTGGTCGGGGCTGAACGTGCCGGTGCTGATCCACGCCTTTCCCGACGAAGCCGGCCGTATGACGGTGCAGTACCGTCGAGATTCCTTCTGTGGCAAGATGTCTGTCTGTAACAACCTGAAGCAATATGGCATCCCGTTCAGCCTGACCACACTGCACACCGTTGATCCCGAATCGGAGAGCTTTCGCCAGGACTTGCGCCGCTTCGTGAGCGTCTGCCGCGTGGTGAAGGGACTGCGTGGCGCTCGCATGGGGATGTTAGGCGCGCGGCCGGCCGCCTTTAACACAGTGCGCTACAGCGAGAAGCTGTTCGAGCGCGCCGGGATTAGCGTGGAGACCCTCGACCTGTCTGAGGTGTTCGGCCGGATCAACCGGCTGAGCGACAGCGACCCGGTTGTGAAGGCGAAGCGCGAGGAGATCCAGGCCTATGTGCCCACCAACAACGTGCCGGAGGAGTCGTTAGTCAAGATGGCCAAACTGGGCGTGGTAGTACAACGGTGGATGGAAGACCAGCGGCTCCAGGCCACAGCAGTCCAGTGTTGGACTTCTATGGAGGAGTTCTTCGGGGTCGTGCCATGCACTATCATGAGCATGATGAGCAACAGTCTGCTTCCCAGCGCTTGTGAGACTGACATCGCTGGCGTGGTGGGTATGTACGCGATGCAGTTGGCCTCGGGCAAGCCGAGCGCGCTGGTAGATTGGAACAACAACTACGGTGACGATCCTAACAAGGGCGTGATCTTCCACTGCTCCAACCTGCCTAAGCAGGTCTTCACCGATATCCCCGTGATGGACTACCAGGAGATCATTGCCGGCACTGTGGGCAAAGAGAAAACATATGGCACCGTCGTTGGCCGCATCAAGGCCGAGCCCTTCACCTATTGCCGCGTCTCCACGGATGATGCCCGAGGCGTCATTACGGCTTACACAGGAGAGGGGGTGCTCACAGATGATCCGTTAACCACCTTCGGTGGTTACGGTGTGGTAGAGATCCCCAACTTCCAGGGGCTGCTGCGCTACATCTGCGAAAACGGCTTCGAGCATCACGTGGCCATCAATCAGTCACGAGTAGCCGACGCTATCGCCGAGGCCTTCGGCAAGTATCTGGGGTGGGAGGTATATTACCACCGCGGTTAG
- a CDS encoding deoxyribonuclease IV, with translation MPGRLGAHMSIAGGVSQAFDRGEQIGCEAMQIFTKNQNQWEAKPLEPAEIERFQRRQRETGIEPVIAHDAYLINLASPDDALWERSLQAFIDELVRAEMLGLPGVVMHPGAHMGAGEEIGLDRIARALDRAHAATSGFRTQTLLEITAGQGSSLGYTFEQLAAIRNAVDDPSRVAICFDTAHALAAGYEYRTPEAYAAMWDHFDRVLGIELVRCFHLNDSKKDLGSRVDRHTHIGQGFVGLEAFRMILNDPRFDGLPMLLETPKGADMKEDIENLRVLRSLIEDNGGRARRAGDA, from the coding sequence ATGCCTGGGCGGTTGGGCGCTCACATGTCCATTGCTGGCGGGGTAAGCCAGGCGTTCGATAGAGGCGAACAGATTGGCTGCGAGGCGATGCAGATCTTCACCAAGAACCAGAACCAGTGGGAGGCAAAGCCCCTGGAGCCGGCTGAGATCGAGCGTTTTCAGCGACGGCAGCGGGAAACTGGGATCGAGCCGGTTATCGCCCACGATGCGTACCTCATCAACCTGGCCTCTCCTGACGACGCGTTATGGGAGCGCTCGCTACAAGCGTTCATTGACGAGCTCGTGCGCGCCGAGATGTTAGGGTTGCCAGGCGTGGTCATGCATCCGGGCGCTCATATGGGAGCGGGGGAAGAGATCGGCCTGGATCGCATCGCCCGGGCACTGGATCGAGCGCATGCCGCCACGTCGGGCTTCCGAACGCAGACGCTGCTAGAGATCACGGCCGGCCAGGGTAGCAGCCTAGGCTATACCTTCGAGCAACTAGCGGCCATTCGCAACGCCGTAGATGATCCCAGCCGGGTGGCGATTTGCTTTGACACCGCGCACGCGCTGGCAGCCGGATATGAGTACCGCACCCCTGAGGCATATGCGGCCATGTGGGATCACTTCGACCGCGTGCTGGGGATCGAGCTGGTCCGCTGCTTCCACCTGAATGACAGCAAGAAGGACTTGGGCAGCCGGGTGGATCGGCACACTCATATCGGCCAGGGGTTTGTGGGGCTGGAGGCGTTTCGCATGATCCTCAACGACCCGCGCTTCGATGGCCTTCCGATGCTGTTGGAAACGCCCAAGGGAGCAGATATGAAAGAGGATATCGAGAACCTGCGCGTCTTGCGAAGCCTGATCGAGGACAACGGTGGGCGAGCGCGCAGGGCGGGGGATGCCTAA